The genomic window ACCAAAGATCGGGTGGCAGACGCACCGTGAGAGCaggtcagagagagagatgaggacAGTGACCCTCGCAGCCCCACCTGGTATATCTACAACGAACAGAGCTGCCATGAAGTCGCCTAGAGAAAATCGAACAAACCACAGCAATAATCAGGAGGGCCAAAGCGGCAGGCAGacagtggggagggggggggaagaagctCTACATGAAAGTATACAAAGAGGTGCGAAAAAAGAACTACGAGAAAAGAGTAACAAGGCGCCGCGCCGTTCCCGCTGTGTATGCTGGAGATGGGAGCGCGGGCAATGAATGCGGCACGTCACCATCCGCAGGGATGGCATACCGACCTACACAccaaacacgcgcacaagaGCGAGTGCGGAGAGTAGAAAGCACAAGGCGGAAGCAGATGCTGTAAAACTGCGCCATGAGGTAgatcgcctctcctctctgtctgcaTCCTCCAAAAGACAAGGCCCCACAGGCGCCACATacacaaagagaaaaggcaaaaaaaaaaaacagaaacgCCCAACAGAGCCAAATGTCAGGACTGGAGGCCCTTGAGCAGCTCGTTCGAATATGGCAGCTTGTCGTAGCCCGTGtagccctcctcgccctccaaTTCTTCTTCCATCGTAGCCGATGTCAAGTCCACAACATTCGTGTACACGTCCTCCGATGCACGATGTGATTTCTGGGGCTGCTGGTCCTGCTGACGGGCATAGGCGTCGTTGAGCTCAGCACATCGCACTGGCGACAGCGGGACGGCATCTTCAAAgtcatcgtcctcctcctcgtcctcttcctccgcatTTCCGCTTAACCGGATCTTCAGGGCAGGAAGAGAGGCTCGCTGAGGGTGCAGCGGTCTCGTTTCCTTCAGGTGCGGTGGGGACAAGAGAACGCCAgcgtcatcgctgccgttCGTGCCACTGATGTCATCGCCGTCAAACGGCATGGGATTCAGTGGTGGAGGCAGTTCTCGCTTCGGGATCGGCACTGGCGACCGCGCTACCGGGTCACCCTGGCGATGCATCGCAGGTTGCGCCGAGTCAGCAGTATTTGGCGAAATAGGGGCGCTACCACCCCCGGCAcgtgagcagcgccggcgctggaggagatctttcaggtgctgcagcatctCCGCGTACCCATCCATCGAGCTCTGAAcgccgcccccgccaccTGTTGATGGCTtaggcgacggcggtgcgccAACATAGGCggatggcagcgctgcctgcgaTGGAGCGGCGATGCGATTAACGCCACCCAACGAAAGTGCCGTCACGTGCGCCGCGGACGGTCGGGCTGCTGCTTTGTCGCGAGACCCCCGAGCCTTCCTGTCGTGAAAGGAAAGTGCCTCCGATTTGGGAGGCGACACGGCCTCCGCGGCTCGTGTCATTAGCGGCGGTGTCAGCGCAACCGACGCGCATGAAGACGCCGAGCTTTGCCGTGGCCGATGTTGcattcgctgccgctgcttcagtAGCGCCAGCTGCCCTCCAGGATTCGCCTCCTCCCGAGCCCCGCCTTCCGCCTCCATGGCCTGGTCTTGCTGCATACGCAAATTGCGCAACACCTCCAGCGTATTGGGCACGGCGGACTCCTCTGAGTGGTGCTGCTTGCGGTACTCATCCGTCAAGAAGCGTTCATCGTCGCGAGAGCCTTGCTCACGCATCATGCCGCGGCGCACGGCGGCTTCTTCCGAGTGATATCGGTGTTGGCTGCGACGTACCCCACGCTCAAGCTCAGGAGAAGCGAAGTTGAGCGCTGGCAGGTCCTTCACCTCAGCTGCCACAGCGGATGGCGAAGGAGGTGCCGGTGCGCCACCCTGCATCTTGTGGCGACGAAGTGCACGAAGCGTCTCCCCAACTAGGGCAGAAGAGTTCACCGGCGTCTTCGGGGACGGAGCTGCGGCACGTGGGATGTCGACCAGCTCCAACTGAACCGCCGATGGCAGGTTTGCGTTGCCAGCACTGGGAAGCTGCTTCGGCCTTGCAGAAGGTGACACGCCAGAGGAACCCCTGTGGCCGTGCtccgctccagcagcaccctCTCTGGGGCTCTGACCAGAGATCGGACTCGTCAAAGGCGACAAGCCATCCTCGCCACGCCCGTTGAGGGGCTTCAAGTACCCCTGCAGCGCACGACTCGGTCGTTGAAGACGGGGGTTACCACCAACACTCGGGGGGGCgcgctctgccgcagcggccccAGGTACGCCCTTGCTAAGCAACTCTCGCTCGttcagcggctgcggctgcgcagcctgACAGGGTGTGCGGTGCCCACGAACGTCGCCTGAGATGGGGTAAAGGGCGGATGGGCGGCGCGCAACCACAGCGTCGTCAAGCGCACGCTGTTCGCGCCTGTCGCGAGGTGCAaccagctgctcctcttccgtATGCCGCCGGGGTTGTGGCGGTTGCTGTTGACTGGGCTGCAGCATCATCCGGTGGCCGTCGATGCCACCGCCAAGGCcggcagagagcggcgcCTTTCGGCCTCGACAGGGTGGCTCCAGTTTTGAGTTCGCTGAAGACCGACAGTCGATGTCGATAGCGGCGTCACGCGGGATGCCAAGCCGCGCCGACGGGGTGCGCAGTGGACAGGGCGTGACGGCGCGACGTGCCTCCTTTGTCTcagagcggcgctgctggacagGGAGCGCCTGCTGTGGCGAGTTCGCCGCGCACAAAACTCTTCGCAGCGGCTTCCTCGCCACAGGATCCCCATGCGGGAAGGCTGGCACTGAACTACGCGTCTGCGGTGGCaagcactgccgctgcggtgtcgTGGGGCGGCTCACAGGCTCTCCTGGAGGAGCACCACGACGCGGGTCACGGCCAAAGACAGGTGCTTCGGCGCTGGTCGGTGTGTGAGCCAAGACGAGCTCCTTGGCCTGTGACGGAGATGATGGCGGGGAGCGGGAGGGTCGTTGCAGATTCTCCGGCTTGGCACGGGACTGCGGAGCGCCTCTGCGTGGCGAGCGATCATCGGCGTACCCGTTCGCGTTCATGTTGTTCAGCTGAGGACTGCTGCGGTGATCGTTATTGTGGAGAGGCGTGGCGGCCATCCGCTGATTCTCTAGGACGCGGCGAAGCTCATCTTTGCGCATCTTGTTCCGCCGCTCGCGGACCTCAAGTTCCTCTTTCTGTCGCTTCAGGTACGCCTCGTGCTTGCGACGCATGTAGGCGTGGATCGTCTCTTTCGCCTTCTCGTCCGTGTTGCGGCCGTACCGGGCGATGATGGCGTCTACACGGCGCATATCAGCGTGAAAGACGTCCGCGGGATTGGGAGAGGGCCCAGgggtcactgctgctgctgctgctggagcaccaCCAGCCTCAAGACCCCGCCGATcctcagcggcgccaccgccgaggtTGACGTTGTTGCGCATCGGAGGTATGTGATGCGGCTCCTCAAGGGGACGTGGAGCTGGGGGCGGGGGAATAACACCGTTCGGGGCATCCGCTGGGGCGTGCctggcgccaccacccgGCAGCAAAGGGCTGACGATGGGTTTCTTCAGGTAGGGACTGTAGAAGTAGTGAAGGCCGTTGTCTTGCCGTGGACTCGCAGAGGGGCTTCGCTGGACAGGAGCAGACGGCTTTggccccaccaccgccggcgtgCCGCCGCATCCTGGGGATGGCAttggcggctgcgacggctgTTGCGATGGCGGGGATATGCGGTGATGCGCCATGGCGAGCGCAGCCGCCTGACCTGGTGATACCCCATCCTTGGCGACTACGTGAGGGGAAGGCTTTGGAGAAGGCTGTGGGGAGTTTCCTTTGCGCTCCTCCTGATCCATAGCAGATTCGAAGTCCATGATGTCCTTCAGGCGCACTCGGCACTGGGTAGCAAGCATCAAGTTCTCCTCTAGTTGCTCGAGAGAGCTGCGCATTAGCGGGAGAGCGAGTGTCTGCTTGATACTAGGCCGCTTAGCTGGGTCCTTCTGGAGGCACCAGTCAACCATCTTGCGAAAGTCTGAGGAGTACTGGCTGGAGAGAGGAACGTAGTGCCCCTGTACAATGCGTTGCATGAGCTGGTTCATGCTGGTGCCGTCAAATGGGTGGCGTCCACCGGTGGCACATTCGTACAGCAACACGCCGAGAGCCCAGATGTCGCTCTTGTTGTTGTACGGACGGTTGCGGCAGAGCTCAGGAGAGAAGTAATAGGGAGTGCCGCACACGGTGTTGGCCATCCCCATTGTCGTGCGCAACACCGTCGATATGCCAAAGTCGCCGAGCTTCACCGCTCCGTTTTTCATGAGGAAGACGTTCATTGTTTTGATGTCGCGGTGCAGGATGTGGCGAGCGTGCAGGTACTCCATCGCAAGGCAGATTTGTGAGAAGTAGTACAGCATGCTTGACTCTTTCATAGGGCCGCGGCTctgcttcaccttctccgccaagtcaccgccgtcgcagtACTCCATAACAATGTAGAGGTTGTTATTATTCTCAAACTGCTCCACGTAGCGGACGATATtggggtgctgcagctgctgcagtactGTGCACTCGTGCCGTGCCTCATCTCGCTCCTTCTTGCTCATCCTCATCATTCCTACCTCTTTCACCACAAACAGGAGCCCATCCGTCTTGCGCTTGATGAGGATGGCGCTGCCAAAGCTGCCCTTCCCCAGCACCTTCACCCTCTGGTACTTGTCCATagcccctccccgccccacAACGCCGACTGAAACTCTCTTGCTagggaagaaaggaggagttgtgaggaggggggcgaggtTCCCTCTGTCTTGCCCCTTTCGAATCtatggcggcgccgtcgttcTTCGCTCGACGCTCCCGTGGggttgctcttcttcccgcGTGACCGAACCTGCGAGGGCGTGAGTGCAGCGGAGAAGGCAGAAGCCACACAATTGCGCCTACCGCTGCACGAGTAAGCGGACCCGAACCAGAGGACGcgcaaggagaagagaggggggaagagagtaGGGAGACACAGAAAACAAGAGGGGAGGTCGAAGGGGGAGCTGTGGTaagcacagagaagaagtgcGCAGTTGACAGGAGCAATTTAAAGcgacgagaaaaaaagagagccgCACCGCGACACTCAAGCGCGCCGATGCGCGGAGGTGCACGCGCAGCCACACGCAAGAGCCAACCACTGACGCGCGCCCGAAAAGAGCGCGACAAGGAGAGAGTAGCCGACTCCGAAAAGGAAAAGTTGCAGGAAGGCACAGAAGAACTCCTACAATGTTCACCAGGCACGCCAACAGCGATGTTTTGTCTCCTGCCGCCCTCTGTTGGCCACGGGAGAAGAGTGAAGGGGTTGATGGGTGTAGAATCCTGCTGATTGTGTCGTGTGGCTTCGGCAAACGTGCGCGCGCtagagagagcagcacagcaagagagaagacacacagagggtGTAAGAagaggggcgagaggggaaagggagaaaggagaagagcggtGATAGGTGTACATGAAATACGAAAAGGAACAGTTagggcaaagaggagaaagtgagCACGCACAAATGAAGCGGAGTGGCAGAGAGCACGCGCGCAAAGAGGttcaaacaaacaaacaaacaaaacggCAAAGACAGAGTGCGCGCAGAGCCTCACACActgcagggggggggacaaagcagcagcaaagcaaaggcacgaaagagagcagtggcggcaacagcagcgcgtgtTTCGATGTGTATGTCGagggatgtgcgtgtgtgtgtgtgtgtgcaggtgcacacacacttcggagtccaaaaaaaaaaaaagaaaggaaggaaagaaggaggagaagggggagcaGAGCGCCTGAGGATAACAACGGGATGACAAACAGGCGAGCAAAACTACAATaaagggaggaaaaaaaaatggacgCGAGGAAATGTGAAGGGTGAGAAccaaagcagcagccgcaacagcagctgcccacaaagatgatgatggagagatgaagaagaaggaTCAAGCAGCGCTCACTGCGAAGGATGATGTCAACTGTGcacgcgtgtatgtgtgtgacTGAGCGAACgccagagaaagaaaaagaagaggaaggagagtTGTGTTAGGAGGACAGCGATGTTTGAATTGTTTTGGTGtgcaacgcagcagcacaatcCCGCTTGCTCAGGcaatggaggaggaaaggcacCTGTAGTAATATggaaagcagcagagaggcgcatgcactcacacagacagaaaaaaagggagagagacggtgaGAAACAAGGCCAGGGAGGCAATGGGCGGCGTCCTTCAAATAATTGAATGGTATTTTTCTCCTGTATTGCTAttgaagtgtgtgtgtgtgttatcGAGGAAAGGAGTAAGATGAGTTCCTCAGAAGAAGCTCAACGgtaaagggggagagggagagatgcgTTCAGGTAAGCAGAGCGCAGATTCTTGAGGAAAGGCAACGTGAAGGGCCGCCATTGCACGAGCCCTTGTCGCTTCTGGAGCTTCTCTGTGTCCCGTCATCGCCACTTGCGCGATTTCAGGTGATAAGCGTGAGAGCAAGCTTACTTGGGTGTAGCTCCACGTGTATATATCGCTTAGGCAGCTCTCGGGTACTCTTACTGCGCGGCACCATTCGCCACGAGAGTGCCGCCATGATGCTTCCTGTCAGAGTGGTGAACggaagagtgagagaagTGCCGGAGCGGGCCGTGCACCCCCACTTTCCTGGTTTGACTGCCATCTGTGTGCCATCGTCTCTTCCGTGTACTTTCCTTTGCGCCGTCCACACGAACACACTATCcaaaccaaaaaaaaaaagagtgaagggggtggggggacaAGGCTAAAGCCGGTCAGACAAATGTGACGACCTTCGCCACAAGCACAACAACGCCAGCATCAGCGTGATTAGGACAACGAGACCGCCCCCTCGCTCCCACACAGGCGCAACGACATCAAACAGAACAGCGACGTAAAACacgaacgaaaaaaaaacgaggaaTGGCAACATGACTTCCGCATGATACAGGCCGTAGCTAGAAGCACCAAAATAAGCTGAACCGCACGCTGAATTgacgaaaaggagagggaaacgTCTTCTTGTCGAAGAAGAACCagatgaagagggaaggcTGGTTAGCGGGGTGGGGATGGAGAAGGGGAACAAAGTGGAGTACGAACAATATCACGCgccaacgcacacgcacacccacacacagggGTGCCACGGtttgtgtgagtgtgtgtgtgtgtgtgcgatgtCCGAACAATAAACCCAAAGTCCCATTTCTTTCTGTGGCTGTCATCCTTGCCTTTCCCCTTTGCTTGTTATCACAGCCCTCGGCCGATCCGTCACATTTACCTCGTCTATGAACCCGTTCATCCGACGCGGGCACTACAACCACTGCCAAATTAAAGTGAAGCACCACATGCCCGCGTCTGCGGCAGATGTTTAATccgcacctctccctcctgcaTGCATATTGGACGCTCTTTCGCCGCCAACTCCGTCCTTGCTCGtcagcccacacacacagaggtCTCACCTCACCCTTTGGCTACCTAATTTACCACCTCAGCGCACACCTCCAGCCGCATACGTCACGTGAAGGTCTGGCGATGACGGATACGTGTGCGCCTGCCCCTGCCTCCACCCCCATCGCCCGTGCCTTGACTAGGCAGCACTAAAAACAGTCCCgccatcacacacacgcacacgcacacgccgagTTGATGACACAGTCGGGCTCGCAGGCTCGAACACGGCGTGTACCTATGCAATCGCaagtgggaggagggcacaAGCACAggaatggaaaaaaaaaacaaagcaaaCTCGCAGAAAACAAGACTTTTACGCGCTTCTGCAGAAGCAGACGGTATCTTGGCGACGGTGTTGGAGCGTCTTCCGCGGCATCCCACTTCCtggcccacccacccacttcCAACTTTTCTACTCCTCGACATGCGTTCCTTCTTTACTAGTCCTGTGACCCCTCAGTCTCGGGGCAGTTCCCGTGACCGCACGAGAGCCACCATCGGTACGGCCTTGTCCTCGCACACAAAGCAAACACGCCTtgagaaaaaggggggaggcggggacAGACGATAAAagagtgaaggggggggagggggagcgactgcgctgctggcgcctcCGTGACgtggagcggtggtggcgtgaTTAGAACTCGGCCACCTCGCCGTCTTCGACCCGGGGCTGTTCCTCTCCGATGGGTGGATTTTCCACGATGTAGCCATCCATCAGCTTGGCAGCGCTGTCCGCCTCGCTCGACGCGGAGCTAGAGCCAGCCACCGACTCTGGCACGCGCTTCTGTTCTCCGCGCACGACGCCAAACTTTGTCTTGATCGAGGACGTCGTGGTGTCACCCGCGACTGTGCCCTTCGCGGTGCGCGCCGTGAAGGCAGAGAACGACACGGCGGCCTCTGTGCGACTGCCCTCTTTGGCCGCCTTCTGATTCTCCTTTGGCTTGCCGTCACGCCCGTAGCGGATGCCCACCGGGCTGTCGGGACCCTTGGGATGGTACTTAGCATTGTGAATAATGCGCTTGTACGTCACCTCCACGTACATGAACGCGCCGAGCACGCACACGACGGCGACAATGAGCACGATGAGAATGGCGGTGGCCGGCTTCGCTGCGATGCCCGACTGGGTGATGACCGGGTTGTAGGTGTCTGTGTCAAAGCGCAGAGCAGCGGAGATGCTGCGGCTCACCGAAACAATGTACAGTAGCGCCTCCTCACGCTCGTGTTTCTTCACGCGCTGCGAGGAGTGCGTGGAGTTAGCCTCCGTGAAAGCGTACGTGACAAATTTGATCGCAGCGCGGATGATCATAGGAACACGGATGCGGCTGCCAGAGTGCAGCAGGGAGCCAGGGATGAAGGCAAAGTTGAAGGGCTCCGTTTCGCTAGCGTTAGCGTTGGTGTTGTGTGCAATGCGACGATAACTGAGCGATGAGGCGTACATCTCCCACGGCAGGTATGCGTCTGACTGGTCGGATGACGAGTTGCTCTCCGGATACATCCAtatttcctcttctctgcgtctGGATCTGGGGGCGTTGTCACCGTCCAGCAAAATGTTGACGTAGCCCTTCGCAAGGCTGCCGGCAAGCAGGCTCGACATCACCTCCGACACCCGCACAGACAGCGTGAggtactgcagctgcgctacTGTGTAAGAGTCGTTACTAAGCGTTTCATCATCAACGATGCTCTGAATCACCTCGGAGTTGATCTTCTTTGTCTCCTCGTGGATGCGAGGCAAAGAAACCATGACCCAGTCCGTTGGGCCAAACGTCCGCTCGTCTGCCACGGCACACATGGAGACTGTCAcatttcccttttcgttctcaATGATGGCCGTCATGTTGTCCAGATGAATATGAGTGCTCTCCTTGTTCGGCGCCGTGGCACACATGCTCGGGCTTGTCAGTCGCTCAGGGGTGTCGTAGTAgctttcgctcttctcctcctcctcttcctcttcgctaGTGGAGGTGCCGGGGAGGAAGgccagcgcctcggcgctgTATGGCTTCACTGGAACCGACGATCCCAGCGGGTCCGGCACTGGCCAGTACGCGCTCGGCCGGCATAGCTCCGTGTCGAGGAACCGCGTGTTGAGCTCGCTGATGTAATCTGTCTGGTTCACGACGACGTCGAACACCTGGCCGCTCGACAACTTTACAGATATGGCGAAGGTGCCGACTGGGTAGGCGCCCGTCGCCTCAACCGACCCCATACCGTTCGCGCGCGCGGCAAACGTCACTCGCAGCGCATTATTCGGGCTCACCGACGTACTCGCGGACTTTCCGGAGATGCCCTCGTTGGTGATGGAGCCCTCAAAATCGGACGCGTTGTAATCGAGCGCCTCGAACGTTATGAGGGCCTCGTCACCGCAGTCCGTCTCGAATCCGTTCCCCGTACCTCTGCAGCTCGTCATTGTGCCAGTGCACATCGGGCATTCTATCTTGCTCGGCGACGTCCACGTGGAGTTCAGCAGCGTCGTGGAGACAACCgtcagcgagagagacgttATGTTAGCAGCTGTGTTGTTGGCCGCAAAGTACGGGTAGAGCAGAACAGAGTAACGGTAAAGACGCTCTCGGGTGTCTGTTCGCTTGCCTGTGGAATACTGAATGTCGGAGTTCATCTGGAGCTGTGGAACGCTAAAGCCGCTCGAAAGacgtgcggcagcgtcgacgaTGATAATATTATGGATCTTAAGACGCAGCTGGTAAGCCGTCTCCGTGTGCACAATGCCGGCTGACGGGATGTTCCAATTTGCCGGCTTCACCGACTGTGAGTACACAATGCCGACCAAGTACGTCCCTTTGCCCTCCAGCTTAAAGGTGGGAGAGCCGTCTggctggcgcagcgcgcgcagcgACTCTACCGACGCCCTGCCCACCCACGTTGCATCGCAATCATTAATATACAGCCTCCACCTCACGGACGGCGTTGCGTTGCTGTCCAGCTTTTTGCTCTTGTCTCCCAGCGTCGGCGTCATGAGAGGCGCGTACTTGCACGGGTCTAGACGGTACACGTCGCAGTGGCGGTGATTACCTCCAAACTTCTGGTAGTAGTTGTCGCCTAACTTGTATGCGTCGGCCAGAGTGTTGAGGTGGCCTTTCAGCTCATTCATGTCCGTCCAGCTCCAAATGTCAGCACCCTTGCCGGTGCTTGCCTGCTTGTCTAGGCACGACGGTTCGAAGGAGACGTGCGAGCCGTCCAGGACGGAGGTGGAGTCGAAGAACCCCTGCGCGTTGGCCTTTGAGATGGGGGAGAAGGTCACAAAGCGGGCGGCAAGGTTGCCTATCGTGGTGTACGCGTGGATGATCA from Leishmania panamensis strain MHOM/PA/94/PSC-1 chromosome 32 sequence includes these protein-coding regions:
- a CDS encoding hypothetical protein (TriTrypDB/GeneDB-style sysID: LpmP.32.0300) — its product is MCAYALVSMMNRRFRGRHCAAVIATLALFGVLLSHADQITYLGVFPAMEGETVVNVLSVGALKAECPGGVLSYYVDAAYGNNASFPRLHDPTLEFTAPFTGMTMGLRSTYVDLLVLCNVITPVGGTSRVYYRISPGTTTTTTTTTTTAPIMQCSGNYNYSLTLSSDGTFAEQIASLSARATAAGTFCTSGTILATLEPPTHGTVRWNNSGIFYYTPFTPKVGDAVDSFKFQLTCSSEGSRCYGTALISIVDEDKDEIYYAMEGAIVCRGTCDAGAWRTKPTDLALFDVNKTGVAVTPRKDSRSEDGVDFDFTVKGNLIIHAYTTIGNLAARFVTFSPISKANAQGFFDSTSVLDGSHVSFEPSCLDKQASTGKGADIWSWTDMNELKGHLNTLADAYKLGDNYYQKFGGNHRHCDVYRLDPCKYAPLMTPTLGDKSKKLDSNATPSVRWRLYINDCDATWVGRASVESLRALRQPDGSPTFKLEGKGTYLVGIVYSQSVKPANWNIPSAGIVHTETAYQLRLKIHNIIIVDAAARLSSGFSVPQLQMNSDIQYSTGKRTDTRERLYRYSVLLYPYFAANNTAANITSLSLTVVSTTLLNSTWTSPSKIECPMCTGTMTSCRGTGNGFETDCGDEALITFEALDYNASDFEGSITNEGISGKSASTSVSPNNALRVTFAARANGMGSVEATGAYPVGTFAISVKLSSGQVFDVVVNQTDYISELNTRFLDTELCRPSAYWPVPDPLGSSVPVKPYSAEALAFLPGTSTSEEEEEEEKSESYYDTPERLTSPSMCATAPNKESTHIHLDNMTAIIENEKGNVTVSMCAVADERTFGPTDWVMVSLPRIHEETKKINSEVIQSIVDDETLSNDSYTVAQLQYLTLSVRVSEVMSSLLAGSLAKGYVNILLDGDNAPRSRRREEEIWMYPESNSSSDQSDAYLPWEMYASSLSYRRIAHNTNANASETEPFNFAFIPGSLLHSGSRIRVPMIIRAAIKFVTYAFTEANSTHSSQRVKKHEREEALLYIVSVSRSISAALRFDTDTYNPVITQSGIAAKPATAILIVLIVAVVCVLGAFMYVEVTYKRIIHNAKYHPKGPDSPVGIRYGRDGKPKENQKAAKEGSRTEAAVSFSAFTARTAKGTVAGDTTTSSIKTKFGVVRGEQKRVPESVAGSSSASSEADSAAKLMDGYIVENPPIGEEQPRVEDGEVAEF
- a CDS encoding serine/threonine-protein kinase Nek1, putative (TriTrypDB/GeneDB-style sysID: LpmP.32.0290), which encodes MDKYQRVKVLGKGSFGSAILIKRKTDGLLFVVKEVGMMRMSKKERDEARHECTVLQQLQHPNIVRYVEQFENNNNLYIVMEYCDGGDLAEKVKQSRGPMKESSMLYYFSQICLAMEYLHARHILHRDIKTMNVFLMKNGAVKLGDFGISTVLRTTMGMANTVCGTPYYFSPELCRNRPYNNKSDIWALGVLLYECATGGRHPFDGTSMNQLMQRIVQGHYVPLSSQYSSDFRKMVDWCLQKDPAKRPSIKQTLALPLMRSSLEQLEENLMLATQCRVRLKDIMDFESAMDQEERKGNSPQPSPKPSPHVVAKDGVSPGQAAALAMAHHRISPPSQQPSQPPMPSPGCGGTPAVVGPKPSAPVQRSPSASPRQDNGLHYFYSPYLKKPIVSPLLPGGGARHAPADAPNGVIPPPPAPRPLEEPHHIPPMRNNVNLGGGAAEDRRGLEAGGAPAAAAAVTPGPSPNPADVFHADMRRVDAIIARYGRNTDEKAKETIHAYMRRKHEAYLKRQKEELEVRERRNKMRKDELRRVLENQRMAATPLHNNDHRSSPQLNNMNANGYADDRSPRRGAPQSRAKPENLQRPSRSPPSSPSQAKELVLAHTPTSAEAPVFGRDPRRGAPPGEPVSRPTTPQRQCLPPQTRSSVPAFPHGDPVARKPLRRVLCAANSPQQALPVQQRRSETKEARRAVTPCPLRTPSARLGIPRDAAIDIDCRSSANSKLEPPCRGRKAPLSAGLGGGIDGHRMMLQPSQQQPPQPRRHTEEEQLVAPRDRREQRALDDAVVARRPSALYPISGDVRGHRTPCQAAQPQPLNERELLSKGVPGAAAAERAPPSVGGNPRLQRPSRALQGYLKPLNGRGEDGLSPLTSPISGQSPREGAAGAEHGHRGSSGVSPSARPKQLPSAGNANLPSAVQLELVDIPRAAAPSPKTPVNSSALVGETLRALRRHKMQGGAPAPPSPSAVAAEVKDLPALNFASPELERGVRRSQHRYHSEEAAVRRGMMREQGSRDDERFLTDEYRKQHHSEESAVPNTLEVLRNLRMQQDQAMEAEGGAREEANPGGQLALLKQRQRMQHRPRQSSASSCASVALTPPLMTRAAEAVSPPKSEALSFHDRKARGSRDKAAARPSAAHVTALSLGGVNRIAAPSQAALPSAYVGAPPSPKPSTGGGGGVQSSMDGYAEMLQHLKDLLQRRRCSRAGGGSAPISPNTADSAQPAMHRQGDPVARSPVPIPKRELPPPLNPMPFDGDDISGTNGSDDAGVLLSPPHLKETRPLHPQRASLPALKIRLSGNAEEEDEEEDDDFEDAVPLSPVRCAELNDAYARQQDQQPQKSHRASEDVYTNVVDLTSATMEEELEGEEGYTGYDKLPYSNELLKGLQS